TGCTTAACTTTCTGACCTGCAAAAGGTCGTTGAAGTTCTCGATAAACCTCCTGCCCGTTTCAAGGTCGATGCCGCTCACATGCTTTCCGCAGCTTTGAACTTCGATTACCCTGTCATCCACGCTGATAATATCCCCGCGCACAAACTCGGGAAGCCGCAAAGCAAACGTGATGCGATACAGGTCTTCGCCGTTTTTCTGTCCCACAAGTTTTGGAGATTCTGAGAATTTACCCCCGAAAACATCGACTACAGCTCTGCATATCTGCTTCCCGAGCTTTATCGAGCCCACATATAGATCGAAGCCTTCGTAAAGTTCCTCTTTTTTTGCAATAAACGAAAGTCGATCCCCTTTCTCCTGCGCGCGGATTGCGACTTCCCCGGCTATGCTCTTGCATCTTTCAAGCTCCTCTTTTGTCGGGAGCCTCTTATCAGCCCTTATCTGCACAATACCTTCAAAATAACCCCCGGAAATCCTGCTGCACGTATCACAGGTTTCCCAGTTAATCCTTACCTCAGCATCCTGAGATGCCGTTATTGGTGCGCCCTTAATTTCGCCTTTTGCCTCTATATGCACATTGTATCTTGAATGGTCAAGTTGCTTTGGAGATAATGTAAGCTCAATATTCTTTGCCTGTGCATCCAGGTTCAGGGCATCTTTCACACCATCAAGAATTGTTTCTTTCTCATCTTCCTTAAGCTGCCACTTCCCTCTTTTATAAACAGAACCGCATGTCGGACATATACGCGAATAAAGAACAGCTGGACATTCAAGCAGCTTTTTATTTCCGACAAAGCACTGTCTGCACACGTTATCATATAAAATATCGCTATCCTTACCGCATTTCGGACAGAACATGGTTGCCATTATTGAATCCCTAATGTACTTCTAACTGCAGCAACCACACTGCTTTTCGAATCGTGAACCGGCTGCCACCCGAGTTTTTGTAACTTCTCGATAGAAAGCAGCATCCTGGGCACATCCCCTTTCCACCCGCGCTTCCCGCCCGTGTACGTGAATGTAACGTTTTTTAATCCCATCTCTTCAACCACTATCCTGCCAATCTCAGTCGAAGTTATGGTATCGTTTGAACCTATATTGAAAATATTTGCCATTCCATCGCTATTTTCCAGAGCAGACAATATTGCATCCACGCAGTCTGAAACATGAAGATACGATTTGCGCTGCTTCCCGTTCCCAAGGATTTCAAGAAATTCGGGCTTATCTTTTAACTTGTTTATAAAATCAATTATAATCCCATGCGTGCTGCGCTCACCCACGATATTCGCAAAGCGGAAAATCCATGACTTCATATCAAAACTCCCGCAGTATGAAGTTATAAGCGCCTCGCATGCAAGTTTTGAGGCGCCATATAAGGAAATCGGGATTAATGGTCCGTACTCTTCAGGCGTGGGGATGATTGATGCTTCGCCATATACGGTAGAGGTGGATGTGAAAACGATATTCTGCTGCTCGTTTATCCGCATGGCTTCAAGCACGTTATAAGTCGCGATTATATTCTGCTCAAGATGGATTCTTGTATTCTCGGCACCCAGTCTAACATCGGGATTGGCTGCCAGATGATATATAACATCAGCGCCATGCATTGCTTTTGTAAGTTTTCCTGTCCCAAGCAGGTCTAGCTTAATAAATTTAAAATTACTATCAGAGATATGAGCATCAAGAAATTCCCTTCTCCCGGAGCTTAAATTATCAATAACTGTTACTTCATTGCCCAAAGAAAGCAGTCTGTCAACTAAATGACTTCCAATGAAACCTGCTCCTCCCGTGACTATTATTTTTGTCATAACATTAAGTTCTTAATTGCTGCTAAAAGTAGATTCTCAAATTATAAACATTGTGGCTATAGGAATAAATATACCAGGATTATTCTTGCCTATTCATACTTTCGGCGTATGCAGAAATAATCGCAGGCACAGCCCCAACAGCGGTGCAGGTCTCAAGCGAAACACCCTTCGAGGTTATATCGAGATGGTACTGTGCAAGCTCAAATAACTCCTCTGGAAGCCCTCTATGCCCCAGTCCTATAAGGAAAAGAAAAGATTTCTTTTTATTTATCAAATCCGCAAGTGCCCGAAGACGAAGCTCTTTTTGTTTTTCAGGATGGGAAGTGGTCACCACCACCGCGCCGAACTGCGGCTGGAATCCTTTTTCCGGAAGTTCAAAAACGAAAAACCTCCCGGATTTGAATAACTCTTCAAGATACTTCCCCGACTCACCGATGGTGGTTTTATCCTTCACAAAGCTCACAAGTTCTTCTGCGCGCATTTTGAAAGGATAATCGAATAAAGCGAGACCGAACCCGAAAGCGTATGCAGCCGGCGCAGCTCTTGCAATACTTCTGTAATGCGCCTCATGGAGCTTTATTTTATCATAGGTGTTCACGATTCCAAGCGTCAGCATGATAACTTACCTTAATCTAAATGTAACCATTAGCTAATAATCATATCACCGCAAAGACGCGGAGCGCGCAAAGCAAAAATTTAACAATCTTTGCGTTCTTTGCGCCTCTGCGGTGAGCATTTGAGAGTCCCGCAAGCCTTATTAGCGCCAAAACCATTCTTAAAATCAGGTGATAATATGTGCCTTGTGGATTCCTCCTCGACCATCGACATTGAATCCGGCGAGCTGGGTGCAGCTGAATATTATTGCAATGATTGCAAAAACAAATTCAAAGCACTTGGATCCAGAATTCGCTGCCCTTCATGCATGTCCAAGAATGTGAAAAAATTATAAATCCAGATACGTGTACCTGTTCATGACGTTTTTATAATTATTCAGTATATCCTCCGCATCTGCTTTGGACAGTCTATTCTCACGAAGCGCCTGGTTCACATCATCTTCAAATGCTTCAAGAAGATAACTATTGTTATATTTGACGTAACCCAGGACATCGCAGTTCCTGTCCCCGTTGACGATCTGTTTTATATGCCATTCCCCGCTGTCATCCACTATGATATGCGCCTCGTTTGCTGCCCCGAATAGATTATGATAGTCGCCGATGGTATCCTGGTATGCGCCTATCATCAGGACAGATAAATAATAAGAGCCGTTGTTCAATTCATGGAGTTCAAGAATTTCCTTGACATCTTTTAAGTCCACGAATTTGTCGATCTCGCCGTCCGAGTCGCATGTTATGTCCACTATGGTGCCGTATTCAGTGGGCTTCTCATTGGCCCTGCTCACAGGCACGATCGGGAACAACTGTTTTATAGCCCAGAAATCAGGAACTGACTGGAAAACTGAAAAATTGCCGATATATTTTTTAGATAACAGTTTATTCAGATCTTCGAAATCATCGGATTTATTGCCTGTTTCCTTGGCAAAAAGTACTGCCTTTTCGCACGTCTGCCAGAAAAGAATTTCTCCTTTTGACTTATCCTCAAGATCGAGTTCGCCGAGATTGAAGAGCGAAAGAAGTTCTTCACGATGCAGCAGAGCATCGTGATAATACTCTTCATAGTTTTTAATGTTTATTTCCTTATATCCGTCGTAGAGTTCCTTTATTATATGGGGTTCATTTCCCCGCAGCTCAACCTGTTTATTGGTGTTGCCGTTCTTACTTCCTTTAACGTTGATGACCAGCACGGAGTGGTATGCGGAAATCGCTCGTCCGCTTTCTGATAAAATAACCGGGTGAGAAACATTTTCCTCATCGCATACGTCTTTTAACGAGTAAACAACGTTGTTGGCATACTCCTGCATCGTATAATTGGCGCTTGCATCCGAGGACGTCTTGCTGCCGTCGTAATCCAGTCCAAGTCCTCCGCCAATGTTGAAGTATTTGATGTTTATGTGCTTTAATTTTATTTTTGCGTACACCCTTGCTGCTTCTTTTACAGCCTTCTGGATTCTTCGTATCTCTGTAATCTGGGAACCTATATGAAAATGAAGCATCTGCAGCTGCTCAAGCATACCATACTCTTCAATTGTCTTGATGCATTCCAGTATCTCTGTGGTTGTAAGACCGAACTTTGCTGATTCTCCTCCAGATTCCACCCATTTCCCGCTGCCTTTTGAGTAAAGTTTTGCCCTTATGCCGATGAGTGGCTTAACGCCCATCTGTTTTGAAATTTCAAGCAACCGTTTTGTCTCGTTGAATTCGTCAATGACTATAGCCATCTTGTTCCCCAGCTTGATGGCGTTCAGCGCCAGCCTCAGGTATTCATCATCCTTGAAACCGTTGCAGATTACAAGGGCATCTGGACTGAACTCAAATGATAGGGCAGCAAGCAGTTCCGCCTTTGTTCCCACTTCGAGACCCATGTTGTATTTCTTGCCTGATTTTACGATTTCCTCTATCACTTCCTTTCTCTGGTTCACCTTCATGGGGAACATACCCTGATAGCTGCCGTTGTATTTGTACTCTGAAATCGAATTGGAAAATGCCCCGTTCAATGCCTTTATCTGGGCTTCAAGGATTTGCGGGAACCTGAACAGTATAGGAAAATTTATTTTTTTGGATACAAGAGCATCCACGACATTTTTAAGGTCTATGACCTGTGCATCGTTTCTTGTTGGTTTGACAATCAGATTTCCATTTTTATTGAAAGAAAAAAATCCGTTACCCCAGCGCTCGATACCGTAGAGTTCAATAGAATCTTCGACTTTCCACATTTAAGTAAATTTCACGACCTTTGTACCAATAAATCCCATGAAAGAATACCTGATTGGGTTTAAAGGTTTCTATCGAACATAATCGCAAGAAAATCAACACGGTTTTCAAGCATGAAGAATCATGGAATCCGCCATTAATATTATTAACTCCTCAATACAATAATATCTAAAAACTAACTATTATTTTTGTGGTTGTTTACCGATAGTGATTATATTTTTCGATATCTCAAAAATACTCTATTTTAGATACACTTTTCTAAGGGTATCTAATATTTTAAAAATAATTAGATATTAATAAGGCATTTTTCGGAAGGATCGCAGATAAAACTCTAACTCCATGCAGCTTAAAGTTAAATAGATTGTACTTCAAGTATAGATCATGCCTGCTGAAAAGATACCTGGCTGGATAGAACGGATGCTGCTCCCCACTCTCAATGAGATTAAAGGGGAGCTAAAAGCTATCAATGCCCGGATAGATTCAACGAATGAACGGATAGACAGCCTGAGAAATGAAATGAACTCTAAATTTACAGGCATGGATTATAGATTTGAAGCTATTAATACCCGGCTCGATTCCATAGAAAAGCGGTTCCCAGTTATAGAAGAGATAACAGCTCTCAAGCTAAAAATCACAGATATTGAGAAAAGGCTTGCATTGGCATAACTTCTTATCATCTTTTTATAAAGTCAAGCCTCCAGGATGCGATATAGTGTGTTTTCTTTATCATGCCTTTGTGTTTATACCTGCCTGTTTTCTATAAATAGGCTTTAATGATAGCGATTTTAAAAGAGTGTATTTTTTTTTTGGGGGTTAATTCTGTCCAGGTCCTGATCCAAGGCCTGAGCTGCAGCAAGGACAGAATAATACTTATGTTTCTGTCTTTAGATATCCGTGATATCACCGGAGATCTCTGGCGCCACTCGGACAGAAATCATATACTGTGTTTCTGTCCTTCTGGAGAAGATCTCTGGAATCCAGGACCCGGACAGAATCATTATTTCTGCGGTTGAATCTCATTAAAGAAATCATTCACTAATTCGGGATGACTTTGAATTATATAATCAAGAAGCTGTTTATTCCTATCGATTTCGGGCTTCTTAACCTCGATATTTTTATTGATCTCAAATTTGTTGAGGATTATACCAAGTGTCTCAATTCCCTTTGGGGTTATGGAATATTTGCCGGCTTCGTCTCTGGATAACCGCCCTGCTTTGACCTGACGTGCCGCGGTATTTCTTACTGCATCGTAGGGTTTTTTAATTTGCCTGGTAATTTGAATAGGAGTCATACCACCGGAGGTCTCTTTCAATATTGAAAGTACTCCGATGGTAGTCTCTCCGAATGTGGCCGTGGATTCTTCAAAAAGCCTTATTCTTGTTATGAATGAAAGGGTGTTTATCTTCTGCGGCAGGGCATCGCGTACATGAAGCGTTACAGTACCCTCTATAAGTGAAGGCATACAGTCATTATAGGCTTCCCTGATCTCGCTCATGTCTAAATGGTCGTAAATGTCTATAGTTTGATTCCGGCTATCGCCCCTGAGCTCTTGGATGAACTCTCGCGGCATTCCGGCTTTTCGTAGATGGGTAGTAAACCAATGTCTGAATGCGTGTGGAGTGAGTTTTCGGTTTAAGGGACCATGCGGATCATGCAGGCCAACCTTCTGCCCATAAAACGCAACAATATCATTGGGAGTGGTTTTTTTCATCCGTTTTCCGTATGGTGAAATCAATAGAGCCGGGCATTTGGCTCTCGGTTCTCTCCATTTAAGATATACTTTCAGGACCTCAGCGGTCTCATCGTCAAATAGTATTAACCGGTTTGTGCGCTTTGCTTTCGCTTTTAAAACAATCTCTTTTTTGATGGGGGCTATAATATCATGTATATCTATTGAGAGCAATTCACCGCGCCTTACCCCTGTTTTTGCCAGAAGCAATAATATAAGTTTATGCTGTATGGGCATGTCCTGGTTGATCAGCTGCTTCATCTGGGCTATACTTATCAACTGCCGGGAGTTCTCGCCGTTGTACTGCCTTTTATTTTTCATCAAATAACGTTTCCTAAAGGGCAGTACCGGGTTGCTGGTCATATTGCCGGAATAGATGAGAAAATCATAGTAGGTTGAGATCGCCGCGAAGTAAGCGTTTATCGTCTGACTGCATACACCTTTTAAATTGACAGTGCCCCGGATGTAGTCCATTTTTTTGAGGTAATCGAGGAAATCACGGAGGATATTAGTATCAACTTTTAGAGGGTCGCGAACACGACTGAGGAAGACTTTTAAATTACATGAATACGTTTGTATCGTGTGTCGTGTTAAGCCTCGCGATTCACAGTCTTTTATGAAATCGTTTAGGTTCATTTGATTTCTCCATAATTCTGTCCGGGTCCCAGCTCCTGCAGATCTTGCCAGGCAGGACAGAATCGAATAGGAATTGAAGAGCAGCCCGCGAGAACATTTTACTATTTGCAGGAATCCACCCCACGGGCTGCTTCTGGCCTCTTCGGAGGGTCTTTGCCTATGCGGGTATGGGTTTTGCCACCTTACCCGCGCAATCAAATACACAACGTCAAAGTATTTAAAAATTGTGGTACTTTTTCCCACAGAGATAAGTTATAATATATAGAATATACATTATAGTGGGATAATGACAAAAGGCACAATTAAATTTTCAGACGAGAAAAAAAGGAGAATAGTCTTGCCTGTGGAGATCTGCGCGGTTGAGGACCTGCATTCCGGGGATTATATTGAAATAGACGTGAAAAAAATTGTAAAGCCTGATAAAAAGTGAGGTGATAAAATGCCGGAGATAAAAAAAGAAAAAGAGATACCAAACTGGATGATATACGGAATAATGGCTTTTGTGTTGGCTATATTAACCGGATATAAAAACAACTTGGGTTTTGCCGGACTTCTGGGGGCATTTGTTGGAAGCTATTTTGTTATAGCTGCAATAGCCTTCATTTATAAAAAGATAAAATATGTAATAGCGTTAGCTTATAGAAAGATAAAACAGCACGGAGCAACCTGATTTTATAGGCACGAACACCTTAACCACCACGAGAACGTGGCTTATATCGCATCCTGATAGCTCGCATCCGTTACGGCAAGGTTAAGAATCTAATTTAGAGCGATTTTAAGGCGTTCTGGGGAATCTGGGGTATATTTGCCTTAAAGTCATAGAGATTGTCGAAGGGCGATATTCCAGAGGATGGCAGAATTCACTGGCGCCGCTTGGACAAGCAATAGGAATGTTTTGTTTCTGTCCTCCGGGAGATCCCCTCGAGGAGCTGGGACCTGGACAGAATTATAATTGTTGTTCTGTCCTTGCTACAGGCAGCCAGGTTGATCAGGACCAGGACAGAAAATAAAAAAGGGAAGGTAGGAATCATACCAATAGTCTAAAACAAAGCCCCTCATATCACATTTATGCAGTTTTTTTTCTTTTGTAATAAGCAATTTTGACATTCTGGAAGTAAATTATTGGTGTTTACTGTTTCCCTTAATTTAATGAAATCTTCTCCGTTCCATATTTCTTGAAAAGTCTGTTCACGAATGTCATTTATTGGTCTGGAGAAAAACAAACATGGCGCAGCATTAGCAAAATTAGTAAGATACAGACTTATCCAGGGATACCTGCAAATACCTTTTTCGGATGGTCGTCCAGGAACATCTATAAGTTTTTTATCTAAAATAGGTTCGTCATCACAAACAGCTTTCCTGTCTTGTTTTAGATCTTTAAAGAAGTTAGGCGGGATTGATTTAACGTTGGTTTTTACTCCATATAGTTTTTTGGATGCTTCCGTTAATACCGATTCTGTTTTTTCAGTATCAGTAGCAAATAATTTTTCAGTTTTACCATAAACTTTTTTGATTTCTATATCCACATCAAGTTCTTTTGCCACATCAATAAATCGCGATACCTCGTTTAAATTCTCCTTGATTACCACAATGGATATTGATAGCTTGATGTTACATGGATTAATTAGACTCATAGCAGATCGTAACGCATAAATATTTTCAATAACTTTATAAAAATAATCTCCACCCATGACTTTTTTATAGGTTTCGCGTGTACCCGCATTTAAAGATATATTAATTGCACAATTATTATATTCAATTATTTTATCTATCC
The sequence above is drawn from the Candidatus Methanoperedens sp. genome and encodes:
- a CDS encoding NAD-dependent epimerase/dehydratase family protein; protein product: MTKIIVTGGAGFIGSHLVDRLLSLGNEVTVIDNLSSGRREFLDAHISDSNFKFIKLDLLGTGKLTKAMHGADVIYHLAANPDVRLGAENTRIHLEQNIIATYNVLEAMRINEQQNIVFTSTSTVYGEASIIPTPEEYGPLIPISLYGASKLACEALITSYCGSFDMKSWIFRFANIVGERSTHGIIIDFINKLKDKPEFLEILGNGKQRKSYLHVSDCVDAILSALENSDGMANIFNIGSNDTITSTEIGRIVVEEMGLKNVTFTYTGGKRGWKGDVPRMLLSIEKLQKLGWQPVHDSKSSVVAAVRSTLGIQ
- the speA gene encoding biosynthetic arginine decarboxylase; the protein is MWKVEDSIELYGIERWGNGFFSFNKNGNLIVKPTRNDAQVIDLKNVVDALVSKKINFPILFRFPQILEAQIKALNGAFSNSISEYKYNGSYQGMFPMKVNQRKEVIEEIVKSGKKYNMGLEVGTKAELLAALSFEFSPDALVICNGFKDDEYLRLALNAIKLGNKMAIVIDEFNETKRLLEISKQMGVKPLIGIRAKLYSKGSGKWVESGGESAKFGLTTTEILECIKTIEEYGMLEQLQMLHFHIGSQITEIRRIQKAVKEAARVYAKIKLKHINIKYFNIGGGLGLDYDGSKTSSDASANYTMQEYANNVVYSLKDVCDEENVSHPVILSESGRAISAYHSVLVINVKGSKNGNTNKQVELRGNEPHIIKELYDGYKEINIKNYEEYYHDALLHREELLSLFNLGELDLEDKSKGEILFWQTCEKAVLFAKETGNKSDDFEDLNKLLSKKYIGNFSVFQSVPDFWAIKQLFPIVPVSRANEKPTEYGTIVDITCDSDGEIDKFVDLKDVKEILELHELNNGSYYLSVLMIGAYQDTIGDYHNLFGAANEAHIIVDDSGEWHIKQIVNGDRNCDVLGYVKYNNSYLLEAFEDDVNQALRENRLSKADAEDILNNYKNVMNRYTYLDL
- a CDS encoding radical SAM protein: MKLIEGVHYLNNHPANIPFANAINQYEEYFDTHASAEEKQARETTIKLFNLQYPKLDNYSLIYTTRELNFKLNLWEQYYKKTTLLSFPIFVQFPVDTQCNLHCVFCYYHEIREKLGDITLEDFKKMSYFLDFVWRVGLSGAGEPLFNPPFEEIWDYIVSKHPGININVCTNGTLLNDHWIDKIIEYNNCAINISLNAGTRETYKKVMGGDYFYKVIENIYALRSAMSLINPCNIKLSISIVVIKENLNEVSRFIDVAKELDVDIEIKKVYGKTEKLFATDTEKTESVLTEASKKLYGVKTNVKSIPPNFFKDLKQDRKAVCDDEPILDKKLIDVPGRPSEKGICRYPWISLYLTNFANAAPCLFFSRPINDIREQTFQEIWNGEDFIKLRETVNTNNLLPECQNCLLQKKKNCINVI
- a CDS encoding NMD3-related protein, whose amino-acid sequence is MATMFCPKCGKDSDILYDNVCRQCFVGNKKLLECPAVLYSRICPTCGSVYKRGKWQLKEDEKETILDGVKDALNLDAQAKNIELTLSPKQLDHSRYNVHIEAKGEIKGAPITASQDAEVRINWETCDTCSRISGGYFEGIVQIRADKRLPTKEELERCKSIAGEVAIRAQEKGDRLSFIAKKEELYEGFDLYVGSIKLGKQICRAVVDVFGGKFSESPKLVGQKNGEDLYRITFALRLPEFVRGDIISVDDRVIEVQSCGKHVSGIDLETGRRFIENFNDLLQVRKLSRRQDAVSAVLIADEGKTIQVMDPDTYETVTLKRPEFLSTEPGNEIKIVKTAKGIYVVPQ
- a CDS encoding tyrosine-type recombinase/integrase; translation: MGKSTTIFKYFDVVYLIARVRWQNPYPHRQRPSEEARSSPWGGFLQIVKCSRGLLFNSYSILSCLARSAGAGTRTELWRNQMNLNDFIKDCESRGLTRHTIQTYSCNLKVFLSRVRDPLKVDTNILRDFLDYLKKMDYIRGTVNLKGVCSQTINAYFAAISTYYDFLIYSGNMTSNPVLPFRKRYLMKNKRQYNGENSRQLISIAQMKQLINQDMPIQHKLILLLLAKTGVRRGELLSIDIHDIIAPIKKEIVLKAKAKRTNRLILFDDETAEVLKVYLKWREPRAKCPALLISPYGKRMKKTTPNDIVAFYGQKVGLHDPHGPLNRKLTPHAFRHWFTTHLRKAGMPREFIQELRGDSRNQTIDIYDHLDMSEIREAYNDCMPSLIEGTVTLHVRDALPQKINTLSFITRIRLFEESTATFGETTIGVLSILKETSGGMTPIQITRQIKKPYDAVRNTAARQVKAGRLSRDEAGKYSITPKGIETLGIILNKFEINKNIEVKKPEIDRNKQLLDYIIQSHPELVNDFFNEIQPQK
- a CDS encoding DUF531 domain-containing protein — encoded protein: MLTLGIVNTYDKIKLHEAHYRSIARAAPAAYAFGFGLALFDYPFKMRAEELVSFVKDKTTIGESGKYLEELFKSGRFFVFELPEKGFQPQFGAVVVTTSHPEKQKELRLRALADLINKKKSFLFLIGLGHRGLPEELFELAQYHLDITSKGVSLETCTAVGAVPAIISAYAESMNRQE